A window of the Candidatus Nitrosotalea okcheonensis genome harbors these coding sequences:
- a CDS encoding glycosyltransferase, with protein MVDLVFFSSPIGLGHATRDVAISYNLDGISKRFVSGRAGSTLISQNGFDADDLYMPPAFQVENGILRQPLKWLFKYYSYYKECKEISSEILKMYHPRVVASDEDFASLVVAQEMGIKTILVTDILKTSFAKGIGSIIERQMNKSMKKIIEKCDLVILPENGKNEGNLSRVGPIVRNTSQSRESLREKYAFHKKTIVVSIGGTDSGRFLIEKILEIYPKISPDCEIVIVSGPSFKINHKDIRNLGFVNNLHEIIFASDLVVSLAGKSTIDESRHYGTPGIFIPIKGHFEQEENARELGYTYGDIFNLDRLIRKKIDEKRNPQPFDGSKKASDLIKNFLA; from the coding sequence ATGGTAGACCTAGTTTTTTTCTCAAGCCCCATAGGGCTTGGACATGCCACGCGCGATGTGGCCATATCGTATAACCTTGATGGAATATCAAAGAGATTTGTGAGTGGCAGAGCTGGCTCTACACTTATTTCACAGAATGGTTTTGATGCTGATGACCTGTACATGCCTCCAGCGTTTCAGGTTGAGAATGGAATACTACGACAACCACTCAAGTGGCTCTTCAAATATTATTCCTACTACAAGGAATGTAAAGAAATTTCATCCGAGATACTCAAGATGTATCATCCAAGAGTTGTTGCAAGTGACGAGGATTTTGCATCGCTAGTAGTGGCTCAGGAGATGGGAATCAAGACCATCTTAGTAACTGACATACTCAAGACAAGTTTTGCAAAAGGCATTGGCTCAATCATTGAAAGACAGATGAACAAGTCAATGAAAAAAATAATTGAAAAATGTGATCTTGTGATTTTGCCAGAAAATGGCAAAAATGAAGGCAACTTATCAAGGGTGGGTCCAATAGTACGAAATACATCACAGTCACGTGAATCATTACGGGAAAAATATGCATTCCATAAAAAAACAATTGTTGTAAGCATAGGTGGAACAGATTCTGGTAGATTTTTGATTGAAAAGATTCTTGAGATATATCCAAAAATTAGCCCCGACTGTGAGATTGTTATTGTGAGTGGTCCTTCATTTAAGATAAATCATAAAGATATTAGAAATTTAGGATTTGTAAATAATTTACATGAAATAATATTTGCGTCAGACTTGGTAGTTTCACTTGCTGGAAAATCTACCATAGATGAATCAAGGCATTACGGAACACCTGGAATATTCATTCCTATAAAAGGTCATTTTGAGCAAGAAGAGAATGCAAGAGAACTTGGATACACATATGGTGATATTTTCAATCTTGACAGGTTGATACGCAAAAAAATTGATGAGAAGAGAAACCCTCAACCTTTTGATGGGTCAAAAAAGGCATCAGATTTGATAAAAAATTTCTTGGCCTAG
- a CDS encoding radical SAM protein yields the protein MFDYDYPLYRPPSEAKSLIFQVTLGCSFNKCSYCNMYRSKEYSERPWEEIRSEIDLASKHMPDSTRIFLADGDALNLSTQKMIQILDYLREKFPNFERISCYAMPQNILKKSLEDLKKLHAAGLTMFYIGIESGSDTILKKVTKGATGQTIIKSCQKAKDAGYTISCMVILGLGGKTYSRDHIEETAKVLSVSAPHYVGALTLHLEDGIRDEFLTKFKEPFLPIDDSEALGELELLISKIDPSTQVVFRANHGSNAYPIGGTFPQDKQSMLQKISYLRDHPELCRPVGLRGF from the coding sequence ATGTTTGATTATGATTATCCTCTATACAGGCCTCCGTCTGAAGCCAAGTCATTAATTTTCCAGGTTACCCTAGGTTGCTCGTTTAACAAGTGTTCATACTGCAACATGTATCGCTCAAAAGAATATTCCGAGAGACCATGGGAAGAGATCAGGTCAGAAATTGATCTTGCCTCAAAGCACATGCCAGACAGTACCAGGATATTTCTTGCAGACGGTGACGCATTGAACCTGTCAACTCAGAAAATGATTCAGATTTTAGATTATCTGCGAGAAAAATTTCCAAACTTTGAGCGCATATCTTGCTATGCCATGCCACAAAACATTCTGAAAAAATCTCTAGAGGATCTCAAAAAATTGCATGCTGCAGGACTGACAATGTTTTACATTGGAATAGAAAGTGGATCAGATACAATTCTCAAAAAAGTCACCAAGGGAGCAACAGGCCAGACAATCATAAAGTCATGCCAAAAAGCAAAAGATGCAGGATATACCATATCATGTATGGTAATTTTGGGCTTGGGCGGGAAGACTTACTCGAGGGATCACATAGAGGAGACTGCCAAAGTGCTAAGCGTCTCTGCACCGCACTATGTTGGAGCCCTGACTCTGCATCTAGAAGACGGTATCCGTGATGAATTTCTGACAAAATTCAAAGAGCCGTTTTTGCCAATTGACGACTCGGAAGCATTAGGGGAACTGGAACTTTTGATATCAAAAATAGATCCAAGTACACAAGTTGTTTTTCGTGCAAATCATGGATCAAATGCTTATCCGATAGGAGGAACTTTTCCACAGGACAAACAGTCCATGCTGCAAAAAATTTCTTATCTAAGAGATCATCCGGAATTATGCCGGCCCGTTGGCCTTAGAGGATTTTAA
- a CDS encoding ArsR/SmtB family transcription factor, translating to MAGDPHAKRLLWFVFMGSKGGLNRIRLISHIRDKPLNANQLAKEMDLDYKAIQHHIGVLEKNNLITRVGEKYGATFFMSTFLEVNLQVFDEIVSKLEQSK from the coding sequence ATGGCTGGAGACCCACATGCAAAACGCCTATTGTGGTTTGTATTTATGGGCTCAAAAGGTGGCTTGAACAGAATTCGCCTCATTTCTCATATACGCGATAAACCTCTCAATGCAAACCAACTTGCAAAAGAGATGGATCTTGATTACAAGGCAATACAGCATCACATAGGAGTCCTTGAAAAAAACAATCTGATAACTCGAGTGGGAGAAAAATATGGTGCAACATTTTTCATGTCTACGTTTCTTGAGGTAAATCTGCAGGTCTTTGACGAAATTGTAAGCAAATTGGAACAAAGTAAATAA
- a CDS encoding reverse transcriptase-like protein — translation MVLSIFVDGSGGPSSGFGFFVKETGESFYKKEPGITNNQAEYMAIISALQKFTGIENEIIIYSDSKNTVSQLNHEYAINNDKLRSLARETWDLAAKFPNLKIIWIPRNQNLAGKMLGS, via the coding sequence ATGGTCCTTAGCATATTTGTTGATGGCTCGGGTGGTCCCAGCTCCGGGTTTGGATTCTTTGTCAAAGAAACAGGCGAGTCATTTTACAAAAAAGAGCCTGGCATAACAAATAACCAGGCAGAATACATGGCTATTATTTCAGCTCTGCAAAAATTTACAGGCATTGAAAATGAGATTATCATCTACAGCGATTCAAAAAATACCGTATCACAGTTAAATCATGAATATGCTATAAACAATGACAAGTTGCGCAGCCTTGCGAGAGAAACTTGGGATCTTGCAGCCAAGTTTCCAAATCTAAAGATAATCTGGATCCCGCGAAACCAGAATCTAGCTGGAAAGATGCTTGGCAGCTAA
- a CDS encoding 4-hydroxybutyrate--CoA ligase: protein MSESIFLSPKSIAIIGASDKEGSVGRAITSNILKGYTGKILPINPTRETIFDKKAYKSVLDVPEEIDLAVVVTKNDVVPAVLEECGKKGIKGAIVITAGFKEVDEEGAKLERKLAEIAKQYGIKIIGPNCLGVMNLAPQTMMNSTFLKVTPKSGGIALVSQSGAICAALVEDASAQGIGFSSVISMGNKVDLNEVDILKMLAEHEQTKVIVMYLEDMTNGREFLKICKQITRLNESRKPVLVLKSGRSPEGAKAAMSHTGALMGSDEIYDALLTQSGAIRVDTMEELFDYATAFSKQPLPSKGDLVIVSNAGGPAIISTDACSKMGVKMANIEDIRPHINAVIPPWGTSRNPVDIVGDADFNRFDHVLNLVLAHPNTGSVITMCTPSATLDYNKLAEVVVNASKKYNKTILASLMGLDEGIKNKEILAEGGVPYYGYAEKAIRALKAMLRFAQWSATPEGKIQQFKVNKKKVEQIFAKVKSEGRKNLLEEEGQEVLRAYGFPVPKSILAIKEKNATAAAKKIGYPVVMKIASPQIIHKSDAGGVKVGLKTPQEVKKAFKEIIKNAKKYNKKAVIKGVLVQEMVKGGKETIIGSKQELGFGPVVMFGMGGIYVEVLKDVTFRIAPVTDSEADEMISSIKTNKLLQGVRGEKPSDVKKLADCIQRISQLVTDFEEIKELDMNPVLVFEKGKGCKVVDVRIGLV, encoded by the coding sequence ATGAGTGAATCTATTTTCCTGTCTCCAAAATCTATTGCCATAATAGGAGCTTCTGATAAAGAAGGAAGCGTAGGTCGTGCCATTACATCCAACATACTAAAGGGGTATACCGGAAAGATTCTTCCGATAAATCCAACAAGGGAGACCATATTTGATAAAAAAGCGTACAAGAGTGTTCTGGATGTTCCAGAAGAGATAGATCTTGCAGTGGTGGTTACAAAAAATGATGTTGTTCCTGCAGTGCTTGAAGAATGTGGCAAAAAGGGAATCAAGGGAGCAATAGTAATCACTGCGGGATTCAAAGAAGTGGACGAAGAGGGTGCAAAGCTTGAGAGAAAACTTGCAGAAATTGCCAAGCAGTATGGTATCAAAATCATTGGACCAAACTGCCTTGGTGTGATGAACCTTGCACCTCAAACAATGATGAATTCGACTTTCCTCAAAGTGACCCCCAAGTCTGGAGGCATTGCTCTTGTATCACAAAGTGGAGCCATCTGTGCAGCACTGGTTGAAGATGCCAGTGCGCAAGGAATAGGATTTTCATCCGTAATCAGTATGGGAAATAAAGTTGACCTCAACGAGGTTGATATTCTAAAAATGCTTGCAGAACACGAGCAGACAAAGGTCATTGTAATGTATCTTGAAGACATGACCAACGGAAGAGAATTTTTGAAAATATGCAAGCAAATTACCAGATTAAACGAATCAAGAAAACCTGTGCTAGTTTTAAAATCTGGCCGAAGTCCAGAGGGTGCAAAAGCAGCCATGTCTCACACTGGCGCACTCATGGGCTCTGATGAAATCTATGATGCATTACTAACTCAATCAGGCGCAATAAGGGTTGATACCATGGAAGAATTGTTTGATTATGCAACTGCATTTTCAAAGCAGCCACTGCCTTCCAAGGGAGACTTGGTCATTGTATCAAATGCAGGAGGGCCTGCAATAATTTCCACTGATGCATGTTCCAAAATGGGAGTAAAAATGGCAAATATAGAAGACATTAGGCCGCACATAAATGCAGTTATTCCTCCGTGGGGAACCTCCAGAAACCCAGTGGACATTGTGGGAGATGCAGATTTTAACAGATTTGATCATGTGTTAAATCTCGTACTTGCTCATCCAAATACGGGTTCAGTCATAACAATGTGCACGCCATCTGCTACGCTTGATTACAATAAACTTGCAGAAGTAGTTGTCAATGCATCAAAAAAATATAACAAGACAATTCTTGCAAGCCTGATGGGTCTTGATGAGGGAATAAAAAACAAGGAAATTCTGGCAGAAGGTGGCGTTCCATATTACGGCTATGCAGAAAAAGCAATCCGTGCTTTAAAGGCAATGCTACGATTTGCCCAATGGTCTGCTACACCAGAAGGAAAGATACAGCAATTCAAAGTAAACAAGAAAAAGGTAGAGCAAATCTTTGCCAAGGTAAAGTCTGAGGGAAGGAAAAACTTGTTAGAGGAAGAGGGGCAAGAAGTTCTGCGCGCATATGGTTTTCCTGTACCAAAAAGCATTCTTGCCATAAAGGAAAAAAATGCAACAGCTGCTGCAAAAAAAATTGGATATCCTGTTGTGATGAAAATTGCTTCGCCGCAAATTATTCACAAGTCTGATGCGGGGGGAGTAAAAGTTGGATTAAAGACACCCCAGGAAGTCAAAAAGGCCTTTAAAGAAATAATCAAAAATGCAAAAAAATACAACAAGAAAGCAGTCATCAAAGGTGTACTGGTTCAAGAGATGGTAAAAGGTGGAAAAGAGACAATCATTGGCTCAAAACAAGAACTGGGATTTGGACCTGTAGTTATGTTTGGCATGGGTGGAATATACGTTGAGGTACTAAAGGACGTAACATTTCGGATTGCTCCTGTCACAGACTCGGAAGCCGATGAAATGATATCATCAATTAAAACAAACAAGTTACTGCAGGGCGTAAGGGGAGAAAAACCGTCTGATGTCAAAAAACTTGCAGACTGTATACAACGAATTTCACAGCTAGTGACTGACTTTGAAGAAATAAAAGAACTTGACATGAACCCTGTTCTTGTATTTGAAAAAGGCAAGGGCTGCAAAGTTGTCGATGTAAGAATCGGACTTGTTTAG
- a CDS encoding 4-hydroxyphenylacetate 3-hydroxylase family protein encodes MPIKTAAEYIQSLRGRDMKVYLFGELVKEPVDHPMIRPSINAVAETYDLAEKEAEMATAKSSITGLQVNRFLHIAESANDLVNQNKMQRKLGQLTGTCFQRCVGMDALNSLYSVTFEIDEKHKTNYHKRLVDFIKMIQQENFVIGGAMTDPKGDRSKAPHQQEDPDVFLHVVEKNDKGIFVTGAKAHQTGCINSHWIIVMPTMRLLEGDKDYAVVGAMPADSPGITYIYGRQSCDTRSMEEGDIDSGNAKFAGQEALMVFDRVFIPWDKVFMFGEYEFAAMLVERFTCYHRRSYVCKTGLGDVLIGAAASIADYNGVPDVSHIRDKLVEMTHLNETIYATGIASSSQAHRTKSGVWLNDDMLANVTKHNVTRFPYEIGRMAQDIAGGLVVTLPSEKDLKNPTTGPILKKYLRGRKGVDVENRIRILRLIENMTLGRNAVGYLTESMHGAGSPQAQRIQIARQMQLGYKKKLAKNLASIKENSESEPEQSDYFERVFKIRK; translated from the coding sequence ATGCCAATTAAGACTGCCGCTGAGTATATTCAAAGCCTCAGAGGCCGTGACATGAAAGTTTACCTTTTTGGTGAACTTGTAAAAGAGCCAGTAGATCATCCCATGATAAGACCCTCAATAAATGCAGTAGCAGAGACATATGATCTGGCAGAAAAGGAAGCCGAGATGGCAACTGCAAAATCATCCATCACTGGCTTGCAAGTTAACAGGTTTTTGCACATTGCTGAGAGTGCAAATGATTTGGTAAACCAAAATAAAATGCAGAGAAAACTTGGCCAACTCACAGGAACATGCTTTCAAAGATGTGTAGGCATGGATGCACTAAACTCATTATATTCTGTTACTTTTGAAATTGACGAAAAACACAAGACCAACTATCATAAACGACTAGTAGATTTTATCAAGATGATCCAGCAAGAAAATTTTGTCATTGGCGGTGCCATGACTGATCCAAAGGGAGACCGAAGCAAGGCACCACACCAGCAAGAAGATCCGGATGTATTCTTACATGTAGTAGAAAAAAATGACAAGGGAATATTTGTTACAGGTGCCAAGGCTCACCAGACTGGTTGCATCAACTCGCACTGGATAATAGTCATGCCAACAATGAGATTGCTGGAAGGTGACAAGGATTATGCAGTGGTCGGTGCAATGCCTGCCGATTCTCCTGGGATCACATACATCTACGGACGCCAATCATGTGATACAAGAAGCATGGAAGAAGGAGACATTGATTCAGGAAATGCAAAATTTGCAGGTCAGGAGGCCCTTATGGTTTTCGATCGGGTGTTTATTCCATGGGACAAAGTATTCATGTTTGGAGAGTATGAATTTGCCGCGATGCTTGTAGAACGATTTACTTGTTATCACAGAAGAAGCTACGTATGCAAGACAGGCTTGGGCGATGTTTTAATTGGTGCTGCTGCCTCAATTGCTGATTACAACGGCGTACCTGATGTTTCCCACATACGGGACAAGCTGGTAGAGATGACACATCTTAATGAAACAATATATGCAACTGGCATTGCATCATCGTCTCAAGCTCATCGCACCAAGTCTGGTGTCTGGCTCAACGATGACATGCTAGCAAATGTTACCAAGCATAATGTAACTAGATTCCCGTATGAAATAGGCAGGATGGCACAAGACATTGCAGGCGGCCTTGTTGTCACACTTCCATCTGAAAAAGATTTGAAAAATCCAACAACAGGTCCTATACTGAAAAAATATCTCAGAGGACGAAAAGGAGTCGATGTGGAAAACAGGATTAGGATATTGAGACTAATTGAAAATATGACACTGGGCAGAAATGCAGTGGGATATCTGACCGAATCGATGCATGGTGCAGGCTCCCCTCAGGCTCAGAGAATACAGATTGCACGCCAAATGCAGCTTGGATACAAGAAAAAACTTGCTAAAAATCTTGCAAGCATTAAAGAAAATTCAGAATCAGAACCTGAACAATCAGATTACTTTGAGCGCGTATTCAAGATACGAAAATAG
- a CDS encoding signal peptidase I has product MEKLSLKSGIVKDIIIVAIGIAIIWIGLRVAFGTENPFYVVSSGSMIPNLQIFDVIVVQGHVAFDQLKRGDIIVFHAPSEDKVIVHRVAEVLNQNPLIIRTKGDANPGSIPGVDFPITKENYIGKVVYVIPQIGYVTRILTPPINYIIIAVIVGIMLVKQFGKPKSTDTLPGDDKTNSDKSGTGTDSSLSGDKSYLINDSNALEPKTSEPQNKDPDK; this is encoded by the coding sequence TTGGAAAAACTTTCCCTCAAGTCAGGCATTGTAAAGGATATCATAATAGTGGCAATCGGTATTGCAATAATTTGGATTGGTCTCCGGGTAGCATTTGGAACAGAAAATCCATTTTATGTCGTATCAAGTGGAAGCATGATACCAAACTTGCAAATCTTTGATGTTATTGTTGTTCAGGGACATGTAGCTTTTGATCAATTAAAACGTGGTGATATCATAGTTTTCCATGCACCGTCGGAGGACAAGGTCATAGTTCATCGTGTGGCAGAAGTGTTGAACCAGAATCCCCTCATAATCAGAACAAAGGGAGATGCAAATCCTGGGTCCATACCCGGAGTTGACTTTCCAATAACAAAAGAAAACTATATCGGAAAAGTTGTCTATGTAATACCCCAGATAGGCTATGTGACAAGAATACTTACACCCCCCATCAATTATATCATAATAGCTGTAATTGTAGGAATCATGCTGGTAAAACAATTTGGCAAGCCAAAATCTACAGATACCTTACCAGGCGATGACAAGACAAATTCAGACAAGTCAGGGACTGGTACAGACAGCAGTTTATCAGGTGACAAATCATATCTCATAAACGACTCGAACGCACTTGAACCAAAAACAAGCGAGCCGCAGAACAAAGATCCAGACAAGTAA
- a CDS encoding zinc-ribbon domain-containing protein: MSSELRLKKLRGSGGFIMATVNDDQQRKGNLGGPDLFLAPVGRLDSEKISKYYCNTCEKEYEGSPKIEYENPNEIVAENLVLLEKGQYMCTTCGSILAEYRNFSKPDEAASVGAAIPVTNTNVAAPPAQSVQLQEQPKTSTSVKTFSSITGLAVYDTEARKVGVVKEMGIQPDQSNIVLVVTKNDGNDITVKWDDIQKIGEIVLLKSLLAENNLKCTKCNYTNSQGSKFCESCGNKLK; encoded by the coding sequence ATGAGCAGCGAACTTCGATTAAAAAAACTGCGAGGATCGGGAGGTTTCATAATGGCAACAGTTAACGACGATCAGCAAAGAAAGGGCAATCTCGGAGGACCAGACTTGTTTCTTGCTCCAGTTGGCCGTCTTGATTCAGAAAAAATTTCCAAGTATTACTGCAATACATGTGAAAAAGAATACGAGGGAAGTCCAAAGATAGAATATGAAAATCCAAACGAGATAGTGGCAGAAAATCTTGTTCTTCTTGAAAAGGGACAGTACATGTGTACAACATGTGGCTCGATTCTTGCAGAATATAGAAACTTTAGCAAGCCCGATGAAGCTGCATCAGTTGGAGCTGCAATACCTGTCACCAACACAAATGTTGCAGCACCGCCAGCTCAGAGCGTTCAATTGCAAGAGCAGCCAAAAACATCTACCAGTGTAAAGACATTTAGCTCAATTACAGGTCTAGCAGTTTATGACACCGAAGCAAGAAAGGTTGGAGTCGTCAAGGAGATGGGCATCCAGCCAGATCAGTCAAACATAGTACTAGTTGTAACAAAAAATGATGGAAATGACATCACAGTAAAGTGGGATGACATACAAAAAATTGGCGAGATTGTATTGCTTAAGAGCTTGCTTGCTGAAAATAATTTAAAATGCACCAAGTGTAATTACACAAACAGTCAAGGCTCCAAGTTCTGTGAAAGCTGCGGTAACAAATTAAAGTGA
- a CDS encoding DEAD/DEAH box helicase: MAKFEELGLKDTILTALNEMGFREPFPIQAGAIPVLLSGQDVIGQAHTGTGKTAAFSLPIIQNVIPKGGVQALIIAPTRELAVQISDEIVKFSRHSGIRSVTIYGGQSMNVQLQELHRGVEIVVATPGRLIDHIKRGSIKLQKVKWVILDEADTMLDMGFIEDIKFILDLVPEDHINALFSATMPAAILMLAEKYMKNPQKIFIDSDDLSGEGIEQAFLVIKDREKTDYLFKFIKENGAGQAIVFCSTKDRTRRVAHELEQGRFNVVSIQGDMSQFRRDKAMYLFKKGKADILVATDVAARGIDVPKVALVINYDVPNQDMVYFHRIGRTARAGEKGRAITLVSYSSIGDFKAISNQTKVQMKDLNKELGIAVNIPDPLKREVSHRRGFGRSGGGYGRSGGGYGRRDDRRDDRRRSGDRNYYGLRSRW, from the coding sequence TTGGCAAAATTTGAAGAATTAGGACTAAAGGATACAATACTCACTGCTCTTAATGAAATGGGTTTTCGTGAACCGTTTCCTATCCAGGCAGGAGCCATTCCAGTACTTCTTTCAGGTCAGGATGTTATAGGTCAGGCACATACTGGAACAGGAAAGACAGCTGCATTTTCACTGCCAATAATACAAAATGTCATTCCAAAAGGTGGGGTGCAGGCGCTCATCATTGCTCCAACAAGAGAGCTTGCAGTGCAGATATCTGATGAAATTGTAAAATTCTCAAGGCATTCTGGAATTCGTAGTGTAACAATTTATGGTGGCCAGAGCATGAATGTACAACTTCAAGAACTTCACCGGGGAGTGGAGATTGTAGTTGCAACTCCTGGACGCCTTATTGATCACATCAAGCGCGGTTCCATAAAACTACAAAAAGTAAAGTGGGTCATACTTGATGAGGCAGACACCATGCTTGACATGGGATTCATCGAGGATATCAAATTCATCTTGGACTTGGTTCCAGAAGATCACATCAATGCACTATTTTCTGCTACCATGCCTGCTGCAATCTTGATGCTTGCAGAAAAATACATGAAAAATCCACAAAAAATATTCATCGATTCAGATGATCTAAGTGGAGAGGGAATAGAACAAGCGTTTCTTGTGATAAAAGACAGGGAAAAAACAGATTATCTTTTTAAATTCATAAAAGAAAATGGCGCCGGTCAGGCAATAGTTTTCTGTTCTACAAAAGACAGGACAAGAAGGGTTGCACATGAACTGGAACAAGGAAGATTCAACGTAGTCTCAATTCAAGGAGACATGTCTCAGTTTAGAAGAGACAAGGCAATGTATTTGTTTAAAAAAGGCAAGGCAGACATTTTGGTAGCTACTGATGTGGCAGCAAGAGGCATTGATGTGCCAAAAGTTGCACTGGTGATAAATTATGACGTTCCAAACCAGGATATGGTATACTTTCACAGAATTGGACGAACTGCACGAGCAGGAGAAAAAGGAAGGGCAATAACTCTGGTATCTTATTCTTCAATTGGAGACTTTAAGGCAATATCAAACCAAACCAAGGTCCAGATGAAAGATCTAAACAAGGAATTGGGAATTGCGGTAAATATACCAGATCCTCTGAAGAGGGAAGTAAGTCATAGGAGAGGCTTTGGCAGATCAGGTGGTGGTTATGGAAGATCTGGAGGAGGTTATGGAAGACGTGATGACAGAAGAGATGATCGCAGAAGATCTGGCGATAGAAACTATTACGGCCTAAGAAGTCGTTGGTAG